In Fodinibius saliphilus, a genomic segment contains:
- a CDS encoding DUF4159 domain-containing protein: protein MFLRTFFVVILLGLLGIFPDHSIAQKTEAFNLARIKYRGGGDWYNDPSSLKNLAEYSQRHIPIAINPNYDDIPIGSPDIFDYPFAFLTGHGAITINQTEVANIRAYLENGGFLYIDDDYGLDEHFRKTIKKIFPDEELVEIPFDHPIYHQVFDFPNGLPKIHKHDGKPPKGFGLFRDGQLVLFYTYETNLADGWANPDVHKDPEAVRQKALQMGTNILVYALTYGR from the coding sequence ATGTTTCTACGCACTTTTTTTGTTGTCATCTTACTGGGATTATTGGGAATTTTCCCTGACCATTCAATTGCTCAAAAGACTGAAGCATTTAACCTAGCCAGAATCAAATACCGAGGCGGGGGTGATTGGTATAACGACCCATCCTCTCTTAAAAACTTAGCTGAGTATAGCCAACGTCATATTCCCATTGCCATTAATCCCAACTATGACGATATCCCCATTGGTAGCCCGGACATTTTTGACTATCCCTTTGCTTTTCTGACCGGCCACGGAGCCATCACGATTAACCAAACCGAAGTTGCTAATATACGAGCCTATCTCGAGAACGGAGGATTCCTATATATTGATGATGACTATGGACTTGATGAACATTTTCGAAAAACTATAAAGAAAATTTTCCCAGATGAAGAGTTGGTAGAAATTCCTTTTGATCATCCCATATATCACCAAGTATTTGATTTCCCTAACGGACTGCCCAAAATTCACAAACATGATGGCAAACCGCCAAAAGGATTTGGCCTTTTTCGAGATGGACAGCTAGTTCTTTTTTATACTTATGAAACAAACCTGGCTGATGGATGGGCCAACCCTGATGTTCATAAAGATCCGGAAGCTGTTCGTCAAAAAGCATTGCAAATGGGGACAAATATACTCGTTTATGCCTTAACCTACGGACGTTAA
- the rpiB gene encoding ribose 5-phosphate isomerase B, producing the protein MIIPVASDHAGYEAKEKVKKILEELDHMPVDFGTHSDESVDYPDYAIQVAEKVDDGEHALGILVCGSGQGMCMTANKFKNVRAALVYDENSARMTRQHNNANVLCLPGRRLDDKELKKIVTTWIDTEFDGGRHERRVNKIHDLTENK; encoded by the coding sequence ATGATCATACCAGTAGCTAGCGATCATGCGGGATACGAGGCTAAAGAGAAGGTCAAAAAGATACTTGAAGAGCTTGATCACATGCCCGTTGATTTTGGTACCCATTCTGATGAATCCGTTGACTATCCGGATTACGCTATCCAAGTAGCAGAGAAAGTTGATGACGGCGAACATGCTCTCGGAATATTAGTTTGCGGATCCGGGCAAGGCATGTGTATGACTGCCAACAAGTTTAAAAATGTACGAGCAGCCTTAGTCTATGATGAGAATTCTGCACGAATGACCCGTCAGCATAATAATGCAAATGTATTATGCCTGCCCGGACGTCGATTAGATGATAAAGAATTAAAAAAAATTGTTACAACCTGGATTGATACAGAGTTTGACGGTGGGCGTCACGAACGAAGAGTTAATAAAATCCACGATTTAACAGAAAATAAATAA
- the glyA gene encoding serine hydroxymethyltransferase produces MKSLSEQDSTIFDLLSEEKERQNNNLELIASENFASRAVMEAMGSTLTNKYAEGLPGKRYYGGCEIVDKVEKVAQERAKKLFNADWVNVQPHSGAQANAAVYLSFMEPGDTLLGLDLSHGGHLTHGSHVNFSGILYNSEFYGVDKETGRIDMDEVRKKAKEVQPKLISIGASAYPRDLDYKAFREIADEVGAYLWMDMAHTAGLIAAGLLNNPLPHCHVVTTTTHKTLRGPRGGMILLGEDGKNTLGVEARKSGRTKQWSEVLDSAVFPGTQGGPLMHVIAAKAVSFEEALRDDFKDYQKQVQVNTQVMGEAFSQMGYNLVSGGTDNHLILIDLRNKGLTGKIAEESLEAAKITLNKNMVPFDTESPFVTSGIRIGSPAMTTRGFGEDEFKRVAELIDQVLQDPENDATIEKTKKEVEEMCDRFPLYDFVTA; encoded by the coding sequence ATGAAATCACTCTCGGAACAAGATTCAACCATTTTTGATCTACTTTCAGAAGAAAAGGAGCGCCAAAATAATAATTTAGAACTTATTGCATCCGAGAACTTTGCTTCTCGTGCTGTAATGGAAGCCATGGGCTCAACCCTTACTAATAAATATGCCGAGGGGCTGCCGGGCAAACGCTATTATGGAGGCTGCGAGATTGTTGATAAGGTCGAAAAGGTAGCACAAGAACGTGCAAAAAAACTATTCAATGCCGACTGGGTTAATGTACAGCCCCATTCTGGTGCCCAAGCCAATGCCGCAGTTTATCTCAGCTTTATGGAACCGGGCGACACCTTACTAGGCTTGGACCTTTCGCATGGCGGTCACCTAACACATGGTTCGCATGTCAACTTTTCTGGAATTCTTTATAACTCTGAATTTTATGGAGTCGATAAAGAAACCGGTCGTATCGATATGGATGAAGTACGAAAAAAAGCAAAAGAGGTTCAGCCCAAACTTATTTCAATCGGAGCTTCGGCTTACCCGCGCGATTTAGACTATAAAGCCTTCCGAGAAATAGCCGACGAAGTAGGTGCTTATTTGTGGATGGATATGGCGCATACAGCGGGTCTTATTGCGGCAGGTTTATTAAATAACCCACTACCCCACTGCCATGTTGTTACTACCACTACTCATAAAACCCTGCGCGGACCTCGTGGTGGAATGATATTACTGGGAGAAGACGGAAAAAACACATTGGGCGTTGAAGCACGAAAATCGGGACGTACCAAGCAATGGAGCGAAGTACTTGACTCAGCTGTATTCCCGGGTACACAAGGTGGACCACTCATGCACGTAATAGCAGCAAAAGCAGTTTCTTTTGAAGAAGCATTACGAGATGATTTCAAAGACTATCAAAAACAGGTTCAAGTTAACACTCAAGTGATGGGGGAAGCGTTTTCTCAAATGGGATATAATTTAGTAAGCGGTGGAACCGATAACCACCTTATACTTATTGACCTGCGGAACAAAGGCTTGACAGGAAAAATAGCTGAAGAATCTCTTGAAGCAGCCAAAATCACGTTAAATAAAAACATGGTTCCTTTCGATACCGAAAGCCCATTTGTAACTTCTGGTATCCGTATAGGATCCCCTGCTATGACGACACGGGGATTTGGAGAAGATGAATTTAAGCGTGTTGCCGAATTAATTGACCAAGTATTACAAGATCCGGAAAACGACGCCACCATTGAAAAGACAAAAAAGGAAGTAGAAGAAATGTGTGACCGTTTTCCCCTTTATGACTTCGTAACAGCTTAA
- the tatA gene encoding twin-arginine translocase TatA/TatE family subunit, producing the protein MSFGAPEILIILFVIILFFGARKIPELARGIGQGINEFRNATVDSEEELDEDSSESSSRTK; encoded by the coding sequence ATGAGTTTTGGAGCACCGGAAATTCTTATTATTCTTTTTGTAATTATTTTATTCTTTGGTGCCAGAAAGATACCAGAGTTAGCTCGAGGTATTGGACAGGGGATAAATGAGTTCCGAAATGCGACCGTAGATTCTGAAGAAGAGCTTGATGAAGATTCTTCAGAATCTTCGAGTCGAACGAAATAG
- the tatC gene encoding twin-arginine translocase subunit TatC: MTEDPPKATPPKDRTANMSFLDHLEELRWRILKGLTGMGIGIVVAFFLGDFLVDKVMLGPTQSDFFVYKLLGIEAIDLTIQSRKLPGQFFTYWGTLIVFGIIVGSPIFFYQVWSFVEPAMERSEKWKSIGHTIFITFFFLLGVAFGYFILVPFALQFFSQFQISDAIHNDFDINEYFSSLTMWVLSCGVIFQLPVVSYFLSKFGLLTPEFLKKYRRHAIIFCFILSAFLTPPDPVSQVLIAIPLILLFQLSVWITKVGVRQRNKSLEKAFGNG; this comes from the coding sequence ATGACTGAAGATCCCCCCAAGGCGACACCGCCAAAGGACCGGACCGCCAATATGTCCTTTTTGGATCATCTGGAAGAATTAAGGTGGCGAATTCTAAAAGGACTCACGGGAATGGGCATTGGTATTGTTGTTGCATTCTTTTTAGGAGACTTTCTGGTTGATAAAGTAATGCTCGGTCCTACCCAATCCGATTTTTTTGTTTACAAGCTTCTGGGTATCGAAGCTATTGACCTTACGATACAAAGCAGAAAGTTACCCGGTCAGTTCTTTACTTACTGGGGCACACTTATTGTTTTTGGTATTATTGTCGGCTCCCCCATTTTCTTCTACCAGGTTTGGTCTTTTGTAGAACCGGCAATGGAGCGGTCTGAAAAATGGAAATCGATCGGACATACTATATTTATTACCTTCTTCTTTCTTTTAGGCGTAGCCTTTGGCTACTTTATTCTTGTGCCCTTTGCTCTACAATTTTTCAGCCAGTTCCAAATATCAGATGCGATCCATAACGATTTTGATATAAATGAATACTTTAGTTCACTTACTATGTGGGTGCTCTCTTGCGGTGTTATCTTCCAGTTGCCTGTGGTAAGCTACTTTTTATCCAAGTTTGGGTTGCTAACACCCGAATTTTTAAAAAAATATCGTCGGCACGCAATCATATTTTGTTTCATTCTTTCGGCATTTCTAACCCCTCCAGATCCTGTTTCTCAAGTGCTTATTGCCATACCATTGATACTATTATTCCAACTATCTGTTTGGATTACTAAGGTTGGTGTTCGACAACGCAACAAATCACTGGAGAAAGCGTTTGGTAATGGATAA
- a CDS encoding FKBP-type peptidyl-prolyl cis-trans isomerase — MQLFSKTLLLITAFSSILLLQGCGDDSNPYQVTYNAPAPYDISKADSSYTTSDGLQVYIIEESNDLFEVSPRDVVSAYYTGRVIKNGKVGDIFDSTYRNESVEPGVLRNLTPTPKQSSNGPISPLIDGFRRAVLGMREGEKRVVIIPPHLGYEGSQEGTSGYDLRNDTLRFDIEVDMIL; from the coding sequence ATGCAGTTATTTAGTAAAACGCTTTTATTAATTACAGCTTTCAGCTCCATTCTTCTTTTACAAGGCTGTGGGGATGATTCAAACCCATATCAGGTAACTTATAACGCTCCTGCCCCTTATGATATTTCTAAAGCAGATAGTTCTTATACTACGAGCGATGGATTACAGGTTTATATAATAGAAGAAAGTAACGACCTTTTTGAGGTTTCTCCCCGAGACGTAGTTTCTGCCTACTATACTGGTCGTGTTATTAAAAATGGTAAAGTTGGTGATATTTTCGACTCAACTTATCGGAATGAGTCAGTTGAACCAGGTGTTTTGAGAAACTTAACCCCCACGCCAAAACAATCTTCAAATGGCCCCATTTCTCCGCTAATCGATGGGTTCAGACGAGCTGTACTTGGTATGCGTGAAGGTGAAAAACGAGTAGTTATCATACCACCACACTTGGGTTATGAAGGATCCCAAGAAGGGACCAGCGGCTATGATTTACGTAACGATACCTTACGCTTTGACATAGAGGTGGATATGATACTCTAA
- the alr gene encoding alanine racemase — MIQKSNSSVFVNLPVIRSNIECLATHVQEGVDIMAVVKADAYGHGATAVAEYIQPQVDAFAVNDIEEGIQLRKHGIAKPILIFAVPEKDFVSEYRIHNLTATVSAVEHFDWLPGGTSYHLNFDTGMGRLGFHPEQSQKVAELVTENADLFCTGIYSHFATASNAGSERVIHQHKTFKDLRSNFPDGLNTHIANTGATAFYDTSQFNMVRLGIGIYGYAPGETGIEGIEPALSWQSRLVQVKEVKANNAISYGARWQAPGNGYLGVIPVGYDDGIKRNLSGNITVRIAEKEYEIVGSITMNFCMVYLGADQYPTGEKVELIYRGNTAKEWAQTLGTIPYEILTSINPKIPRKYSY, encoded by the coding sequence ATGATCCAGAAATCGAACTCTAGTGTTTTTGTAAATCTGCCGGTAATTCGTTCCAACATTGAATGTCTAGCAACTCATGTTCAAGAGGGAGTAGATATTATGGCCGTTGTAAAAGCAGATGCCTACGGGCATGGTGCTACAGCAGTGGCTGAATATATCCAGCCTCAGGTAGATGCTTTTGCTGTTAACGATATTGAAGAGGGTATTCAATTGCGTAAGCATGGTATCGCAAAGCCGATCTTAATATTTGCTGTGCCAGAGAAAGATTTTGTCTCGGAATATCGGATACACAATTTAACAGCTACTGTTAGTGCTGTTGAACATTTCGATTGGTTGCCGGGAGGAACCTCATATCATTTGAATTTTGATACTGGTATGGGACGTTTGGGATTTCATCCAGAGCAAAGTCAAAAGGTTGCTGAACTGGTTACAGAGAATGCAGACCTTTTTTGTACTGGAATATATAGCCATTTTGCTACGGCCAGTAATGCTGGTTCAGAGCGGGTAATCCACCAACATAAAACATTTAAAGACCTGCGCTCAAATTTTCCTGATGGGTTGAACACACATATTGCAAATACTGGGGCAACAGCTTTTTATGATACTAGTCAGTTCAATATGGTTCGTTTGGGTATTGGTATTTATGGATATGCCCCAGGTGAAACTGGCATTGAAGGGATAGAACCAGCTTTGTCTTGGCAAAGTCGTTTAGTACAGGTTAAAGAGGTAAAGGCAAATAATGCTATTAGTTACGGTGCTCGTTGGCAAGCACCTGGAAATGGCTATTTGGGGGTTATCCCTGTGGGATACGATGATGGAATAAAACGTAATTTATCGGGTAATATAACCGTTCGGATTGCAGAGAAGGAATATGAAATTGTTGGAAGTATAACCATGAATTTTTGCATGGTTTATCTGGGTGCTGATCAATACCCTACAGGAGAAAAGGTTGAACTGATTTACAGGGGGAATACCGCAAAGGAATGGGCCCAAACTTTAGGCACCATTCCGTATGAAATACTAACTAGTATAAATCCTAAGATTCCAAGAAAGTATTCTTATTGA